CCATGAATTTTGTCCTTGTCCTTTGACAGCACTTGCCATTGCAATGATTTCTTCCCCATCTTTTACAGCGCGTCTTAATCCTGCCAGAGTGGCTTCATCCAACGCAGTTTCATCAAAATCATGGAAAGGGGAAATTCCAATTTGTTCGAACTGCTTGACGTGAGCTTCATCCGCTGAAGCCGGCTGATTGGATTTCATGGAGCTGGTCAGGAGGCCAAAGAACGACAGCGGGTTCTTTTCGTCCAATATCGCTTCAGATGCATTCGAGGAAGAGCTGATCTTCGTTGATTGGACAAGGGGTGTAATCGTCATCTGTTTTTGAAGGGCGGTTACATTCGGAATATCTGTTTCTCCATCTATTAAAATACGCCCACCAGCAAGCACTGTATTAGTCGGGGACTTGATGCCTTTCATATTTGCTGGCAGTTCGCCTTTCCAGTTTGGTCCGACGATGACGAATTTGCCTTCTTTTGTGCCAGTGGTTCTCGTCCCGATATAGTCAAAAGAATTTGTCCAAGCGTCCATCAATTGGATGGTATAATATCTTTTTCCGAAATCAGGTACGTGCAGAACCAGTGGACCTTGCGCAAGATCAAGATAGGCAGCCGAGTACAACGTATCGTGATTCGGGGAGACCACGCCTCTATAATCAGCAGCAGGCAGCGCTTGAAGATGAAAAAACTGATTCAAGGGCCTTTTGTCTTGTAAAGCACTCCTCTTCTTTTTTTCCAATGTCACAAGAGGATAGCCGTAAATGTAGGCTTGGATACCCAGGCTGTACGCAAGATTCTCACGTGACTGTTTCGTTGATACCGTTCCCTGCGATGCCATAGCGTTAGCCTGTGCATGAGCTGTTACAGCAGGGATACTAGCAGAAAAGGATAGCGTTGTCAGAACAGTAGCCAGTGATAAAATCAATCGTTTTCCTTTCAACATCGTTCCAAGCCCCCTACCCTACTTGGTTACAATCTGATCGATTGTATGCAAAAATTCCGTTATGCGAGAAACTGTTGCTTTTATCTGCTCCGGAAATACGGCCATATTCGTAAAATATCCGTGTACTAACCCCTTCTCGCATACCGCTTCGACCTTTACTCCTGCATTCTTCAAGCGTTCGGCATATGCCATTCCCTCATCGCGCAATACATCACATTCGGCAGTGATCACGATAGCAGGAGGGAGATTGCTCAAATCTCTCGCTGATAATGGAGCTACATACGGATTGCCTTTATCATACT
This genomic stretch from Brevibacillus sp. DP1.3A harbors:
- a CDS encoding DUF1254 domain-containing protein; the protein is MLKGKRLILSLATVLTTLSFSASIPAVTAHAQANAMASQGTVSTKQSRENLAYSLGIQAYIYGYPLVTLEKKKRSALQDKRPLNQFFHLQALPAADYRGVVSPNHDTLYSAAYLDLAQGPLVLHVPDFGKRYYTIQLMDAWTNSFDYIGTRTTGTKEGKFVIVGPNWKGELPANMKGIKSPTNTVLAGGRILIDGETDIPNVTALQKQMTITPLVQSTKISSSSNASEAILDEKNPLSFFGLLTSSMKSNQPASADEAHVKQFEQIGISPFHDFDETALDEATLAGLRRAVKDGEEIIAMASAVKGQGQNSWSLNLDYGTYGVDYLKRAVVARTAFGANIPSESVYQRTDVDRDGNPLSGENRYVIRFSKDNLPPVDAFWSLTLYGADYYFVPNRLNRYAIGDRTRELKYNADGSLDIYLQKDPPAGKESNWLPTPAEDFNLMLRLYLPKPIVLEGNYEIPNVQKVN